The candidate division WOR-3 bacterium genomic sequence CTTCTTTTTCGTATCTGATTATTATGTCATCCTCAGTTATTTCGGAATCGTCCGCATGACTGGGTTTTTTAAAGTTAATGTATAACACATCAGCTTCCTTGTCATAAGTTGTCCATATCCTTGGATATGGGATATCTAATATTCCATGGACAAGGTTTAATACTTTTTTTACTTCTACCGTTCCCATATTTTTTTCCTCCTTTTTAGC encodes the following:
- a CDS encoding DUF2283 domain-containing protein; amino-acid sequence: MGTVEVKKVLNLVHGILDIPYPRIWTTYDKEADVLYINFKKPSHADDSEITEDDIIIRYEKEEPVGITILNTSKRKGIKL